A DNA window from Drosophila virilis strain 15010-1051.87 chromosome 4, Dvir_AGI_RSII-ME, whole genome shotgun sequence contains the following coding sequences:
- the LOC6627621 gene encoding dynein light chain 1, cytoplasmic has protein sequence MSDRKAVIKNADMSEEMQQDAVDCATQALEKYNIEKDIAAYIKKEFDKKYNPTWHCIVGRNFGSYVTHETRHFIYFYLGQVAILLFKSG, from the coding sequence ATGTCAGATCGCAAGGCAGTCATCAAAAATGCGGATATGAGCGAGGAGATGCAGCAGGATGCTGTGGATTGTGCTACCCAGGCCCTGGAGAAGTACAACATTGAAAAGGACATTGCGGCCTACATCAAGAAGGAGTTCGACAAGAAGTACAATCCCACATGGCATTGCATTGTTGGACGCAACTTTGGATCGTATGTGACACACGAGACGCGCCACTTCATCTACTTTTACTTGGGACAGGTGGCCATATTGTTATTCAAGAGCGGTTAA
- the LOC6627620 gene encoding dynein light chain 1, cytoplasmic yields the protein MSDRKAVIKNADMSEEMQQDSVDCATQALEKYNIEKDIAAYIKKEFDKKYNPTWHCIVGRNFGSYVTHETRHFIYFYLGQVAVLLFKSG from the coding sequence ATGTCAGATCGCAAGGCAGTCATCAAAAATGCGGATATGAGCGAAGAGATGCAGCAGGATTCGGTGGACTGTGCCACACAGGCACTCGAGAAGTACAACATTGAGAAGGACATTGCCGCCTACATCAAGAAGGAGTTCGACAAAAAGTACAATCCCACATGGCATTGCATTGTCGGACGCAACTTTGGATCGTATGTGACACATGAGACTCGCCACTTTATCTACTTCTACCTGGGACAGGTGGCCGTATTGCTGTTCAAGAGCGGTTAA